CAAGCGGGTCGGTGTCGGCAAGGTGGGCTCCGGGGTCGAGCAGAGCGCCCAGAAAGTGCTGGAGGCGGCTGGCATGAGCTATGACGACCTGGCCCGGGTCAGTCATACCGGCTATGCCGACAGCGTGACTGAAATGGGGAATGGCAACCTCGATGCGGCCTTCTTCACATCAGGCGTTCCCAACTCCAGCATTACCGGGCTGATGCAGAACAACGACGTGGTTTTCGTGCCGGTCTCCGGCGATACCGCGGACAAGCTGCTCAAGGCCTATCCCTACTATCAGCACTACGAGATCCCTGCCCACACCGCGCAGAGCTATGACCTGCCTCAGGCTGTGCAGACCGTGGCGATCCGCAACATGATGATTGTCCCGAGCTCGATGCGTGATGATGTGGCACGTGAGCTGGCCAAACGCACCTATGACTATCTGGGCACCGACAAGGTTTCGGTGGGCGCGCTCAAGCGTTTCGATCGCAATACCATGGGTACCGATCTGGTGGCACCACTGCAACCCGGTGCCAGGGACTTTTATGAGAGCGTGAATGAGAGTGGTAGTGACGGCGAAAACGGCCAGGGTGCTGGTGACGATCAGTCCGGGCAGTAAATGAGCGCTGCGAAAGCGCAATGAAACGACAAGCCCGTTTCACGGTCACCGTTGCAGTACTGGTGGCCGTGGTTCTGCTGGCCTGCTGGCCGCTTCCCTGGCTGGTGATGTCGAGTGGTGGGCAGTGGCGCTTTGCCTTTCCCGCTTTCGGCACCGTCAGCTTCGCCGTTCGCTGGCAGCACTCGGTTGAGCGCGAGGATTGGATCGAGTACTACCGGCTTGATCAGGGGACGATTCGGGTCAGCATGACCCGTTTTCGAACCTTCGGTGCCGGTGTGCCGGATCATGCCGGTCGACATACGCGACTGATCGATGGCTGGGTGGAAATGAGTGGTATCGATCGGGTGGTTGATCCGCTCAATATCCAGGCTGCACCGGCAGAGCACTATCGATTGCTGTATGACAATCGGGTCTGGCCGCTCTATCGCGGTGACCGCCCACGTATCGTAACCTTTGCCGGTCGGCGTGCGCCGCTGTGGCGCGTGCTGCCGGCGCTGATTCGGCCCTGGCTGCCTTCGACCCCACGTGGGCAAGGCACACTGCAAGAGTAGAATGACCATGCCGACCCCTTCACGGGATAACATGAGACAGCAGCCCGCTACCGCCGTGTCCGATAGCGCGACCCCCGAAGCCGTGGATCCGGCGCTGCTGGAGAAATACGATCGGGAAAGTGCCATTCGCCACAGTCTGCCCCGTGGCGTACTGAGTCTGGTCAGCGTCATCGCGATACTGCTGGCGCTGTTTCATCTCTATACCTCGTTTTCCGGCCCGCTGGTGGATGTCGCTCAGCGCAGCATCCATCTCTATACCCTGCTGGGACTGGCGTTCATCCTCTTTCCATTGACCCGTAACGGGGCCCGCGACCGGGTGCCCTGGGGCGATGCCCTGCTGGCGCTGCTGGCCTTTGCGATAGGTGTCTACATGCTGATGGTCTCCGATCGGGTCATTGCCTCGGCCGGACGGATCACTGTCACCGATATGGTGGTAGGCCTGGTGGCACTGCTGCTTGTCATCGATGCGGCACGCCGGGTGACGGGCTGGGGCCTGGCGCTGTTGGCTGCCGGCTTTCTACTTTACGCATTTTATGTCCGGCTGACGTTCTACCCGCAGCTCAACGAGCAGATTGCACTCGCGGTAGGGCGCCAGATCGTCTCGCATCTGGTGTTCATTACCGAGGGCCTGCTGGGCACTGCCATTGCAGTGTCGGCCAGCTATATTATCCTGTTCATCCTGTTTGGCGCCTTTCTCGGCAAGTCCGGTCTGGGGCAGCTGTTCAATGATCTGGCGTTGGGTGTGGCAGGTCATACACGTGGTGGGCCGGCCAAGGTAGCGGTGCTTGCCAGCGGTTTTCTGGGCTCGATCAACGGCTCGGCGATCGCCAATGTGGTCACCACCGGCGCCTTTACCATTCCGCTGATGAAAAAAACCGGCTATCGCGCCAATTTCGCTGGAGCGGTCGAGGCGGCCTCCAGCGTGGGTGGCCAGATCCTGCCACCGATCATGGGCGCGGCGGCCTTCATCATGGCCGAAGTGCTCTCCGTGCCCTACACCCAGATCGTGCTGGCCGGGATCATCCCGGCACTGCTCTATTATCTTGGTGTGCTGATTCAGGTGCATCTGCGCGCACTGCGCAACGGTCTGAAGGGCATTCCCCGTTCGGAGCTGACACCGCTGCGTGAGGTGCTGCTCAAGCGTGGCCATCTGCTGCTCCCCATGGCGGTACTGATGTGGCAACTGTTCGAGGGCCGGGCGCCGTTCTTTGCCGCCTTCTGGTCGATCGCTGCAACCGTGCTGATCTGCGGAACCCGTCGGGTCACCGTGGGGCTGACCGTTATTCTGGTGGCGCTGGTGTTCGAGCCGCAGTGGCGGGCACTGCTGGGAGGCCACATGATGCCCGGCATACCGGCAGATCGCTGGTGGCTGCTGGCAGTGATTGCGCTCCCGGTAATCGTCAACGCGCTGCGCGCAAGGCTGGGGCTGGTCGCCGAAAAGATGGATGTGCGTGAATGTCGTGAGGCCATGGAGGAAGGCGTACGTAATGCCATTCCGGTTGCCGTGGCCTGTGGCGCGGTAGGTATCATCGTGGGCGTGGCCACACTGACCGGAATCGCGCTGGAAGCCGCCGATGCCGTGGTACAACTGGGTCATCAGATTCCGATTCCGATGATCCAGCTGCTGGTCACGCTGGTGCTGACCATGCTGGCGTCGATCGTGCTGGGCATGGGGCTGCCAAGCATCCCCACCTACATCATTACCAGCACCATGGCGGCGCCGATCCTGCTCAATCTGCCACTGTTTCGCGAGATGGCCGGTAGCAGTGATACGGCGGTTTTCGTGGCCCACATGTTCGTGTTCTATTTCGGTCTGTTTGCCAATCTGACGCCGCCGGTCGCATTGGCGGCCTATGCCGGGGCAGGGATCAGCGGTGGCTCACCCAATGCCACCGGGCTGCAGGCCATGAAACTGGCAGTCGCCGGCTTCGTGGTGCCCTACATGTTCGTATTCTCACACTCGATGCTGATGATCGATGCCAGCTGGAGCAGCGTGGTGGGTATCATCATCACTGGCGTCGTGGGTGTGGCACTGCTGGCGGTGGCGATCGAGGGCTATCTGTGGCGTGCAGTGTCATTGCCGATGCGGCTGCTGGCGGCCGCTGGCGCCTTGCTGCTGATCTATCCCGGCTGGCTCAGCGATCTCGGTGGGGCCGCGATTGCGGTATTGGTGATGGTAGCCAACCGAATGGCGGCTGGGCGTGAGAAGACTTCACCGGCTTCCTGAGCGGTAGCGGTGTCGCCAGTAAAACCGCCCGGCAGGCGCCGGGCGGTTTTTTGCGCTTCAGCGCAGGCAGAGATTGGCAAGAATCTCGTAGCTGTGCAGGCGATCCTCGTGGTAGTAGAAATCGGAGTTGACCATGACCTCGTCGGCCCCGGTGAGCTCGAGAAAGCGCTCGAGTTCGCTGCGTACAGTCTCGGGGCCACCCACGATGGAAGCACCGAGATTCTGCTGCACGGCAGCCTGTTCCTGTGGGCTCCAATCCATCTGCTCGACCGGTGGGGCCAGCTGGATTCGCCGGCCTCGGGCCAGCGCCAGGAATTTCTGCTGCTGAGTGGTGGCGTGATATTGCGCCTGTTCGTCGGTATCTGCCGCCACGATCGGGATGCCGGTAATCACATAGGGTTGGTCGAGGACTGCCGAAGGCTGGAACTGCTCGCGATAGAGACGAATCGCTTCGAGCATGTAGCCGGGGGCAAACTGACCGGCAAAGGCGAATGGCAAGCCCATCTGCGCGGCCAGCTGAGCGCTATACCCGCTGGATCCCAGCAGCCAGATGGGGACATGCGTGCCTTCACCGGGCCAGGCGTGCACCTGCTGTCCCGGCTGGCCATCGCCGAGGAAGCGCTGCAGTTCGGCAACCTGTTGGGGAAAGTCGCTGACCCCGCTCATGGGATCGCGCTTGAGGGCACGCACGGTCATGCCGTCAGTACCTGGCGCGCGGCCGAGCCCCAGATCGATTCGGTCGGGATAGAGCGTGGCCAGCGTACCGAACTGCTCGGCAACCACCAGCGGCGCGTGATTGGGCAGCATGATGCCACCGGAACCTACCCGCAGGGTCGAGGTTGCACCAGCCACATGGCCGATCAGTACCGAGGTGGCGGCACTGGCGATACCGGCCGCGTTGTGGTGTTCGGCCAGCCAGAAACGGGTGTAGCCGAGTTGCTCGGCATGCTGTGCGAGGCTGACAGTATTGGCAAAGGTTTCACTGATACTGCCCCCCTGGCGGACGGGCGCCAGATCGAGTACCGAGAGGCGGACATCGTTGAGTCGTGACATGACAGGGCTCCGGAGGGTCGACGGACGTGATCGCGACACGATAACCTGAACG
This DNA window, taken from Kushneria phosphatilytica, encodes the following:
- a CDS encoding TAXI family TRAP transporter solute-binding subunit, which produces MNIRTLTLAAAIALLGLGLGGCGGGDDEPSDQAQSEQQQQNANSEQSTGSAGNDTQQSSTQASGDAQSGNDTDQQAGEPVSLIFGTGGTSGSYYPIGGALKSVFERSDLINNVQVVSTGASVQNIQNIADGLNQIAIVMSDVAYDALKGQGQFQDNPVEIRALAGLYPNVVQVVATANSNIHSISDLAGKRVGVGKVGSGVEQSAQKVLEAAGMSYDDLARVSHTGYADSVTEMGNGNLDAAFFTSGVPNSSITGLMQNNDVVFVPVSGDTADKLLKAYPYYQHYEIPAHTAQSYDLPQAVQTVAIRNMMIVPSSMRDDVARELAKRTYDYLGTDKVSVGALKRFDRNTMGTDLVAPLQPGARDFYESVNESGSDGENGQGAGDDQSGQ
- a CDS encoding DUF1850 domain-containing protein — protein: MKRQARFTVTVAVLVAVVLLACWPLPWLVMSSGGQWRFAFPAFGTVSFAVRWQHSVEREDWIEYYRLDQGTIRVSMTRFRTFGAGVPDHAGRHTRLIDGWVEMSGIDRVVDPLNIQAAPAEHYRLLYDNRVWPLYRGDRPRIVTFAGRRAPLWRVLPALIRPWLPSTPRGQGTLQE
- a CDS encoding TRAP transporter permease; amino-acid sequence: MRQQPATAVSDSATPEAVDPALLEKYDRESAIRHSLPRGVLSLVSVIAILLALFHLYTSFSGPLVDVAQRSIHLYTLLGLAFILFPLTRNGARDRVPWGDALLALLAFAIGVYMLMVSDRVIASAGRITVTDMVVGLVALLLVIDAARRVTGWGLALLAAGFLLYAFYVRLTFYPQLNEQIALAVGRQIVSHLVFITEGLLGTAIAVSASYIILFILFGAFLGKSGLGQLFNDLALGVAGHTRGGPAKVAVLASGFLGSINGSAIANVVTTGAFTIPLMKKTGYRANFAGAVEAASSVGGQILPPIMGAAAFIMAEVLSVPYTQIVLAGIIPALLYYLGVLIQVHLRALRNGLKGIPRSELTPLREVLLKRGHLLLPMAVLMWQLFEGRAPFFAAFWSIAATVLICGTRRVTVGLTVILVALVFEPQWRALLGGHMMPGIPADRWWLLAVIALPVIVNALRARLGLVAEKMDVRECREAMEEGVRNAIPVAVACGAVGIIVGVATLTGIALEAADAVVQLGHQIPIPMIQLLVTLVLTMLASIVLGMGLPSIPTYIITSTMAAPILLNLPLFREMAGSSDTAVFVAHMFVFYFGLFANLTPPVALAAYAGAGISGGSPNATGLQAMKLAVAGFVVPYMFVFSHSMLMIDASWSSVVGIIITGVVGVALLAVAIEGYLWRAVSLPMRLLAAAGALLLIYPGWLSDLGGAAIAVLVMVANRMAAGREKTSPAS
- a CDS encoding LLM class flavin-dependent oxidoreductase, encoding MSRLNDVRLSVLDLAPVRQGGSISETFANTVSLAQHAEQLGYTRFWLAEHHNAAGIASAATSVLIGHVAGATSTLRVGSGGIMLPNHAPLVVAEQFGTLATLYPDRIDLGLGRAPGTDGMTVRALKRDPMSGVSDFPQQVAELQRFLGDGQPGQQVHAWPGEGTHVPIWLLGSSGYSAQLAAQMGLPFAFAGQFAPGYMLEAIRLYREQFQPSAVLDQPYVITGIPIVAADTDEQAQYHATTQQQKFLALARGRRIQLAPPVEQMDWSPQEQAAVQQNLGASIVGGPETVRSELERFLELTGADEVMVNSDFYYHEDRLHSYEILANLCLR